One window of the Fibrobacter sp. UWR4 genome contains the following:
- a CDS encoding nitrilase-related carbon-nitrogen hydrolase has translation MLDIILVQMESLLSEKTANFAKVKTLLQTAGAYELNANSRGEAESGVRLDADDTRLAEGDCRLDAGCRGMDAGDVGLDAGCCGMTASGVRSAEGCKCPRLIVLPEMFDVGYIPQQPEKYAEDFDSQVTAGDCNGLAASNIGRNAEDCGLAADGVERNADGNVGGTAEFLQQLANETGDIVFGAGIAKVSAKRNGEAAQDETSPALRNRSAVFVPGGNGAVSAYDKVHPFFPELNRGFASGDSITLFEIGDWKIASVICYDLRFPELFRDAVKLGANLITVQAAWPKVRKAHWETLLRARAIENQVYIAAVNGVSPSECNPTKQLAGTSMLIDPLGNVIASGSDSAEEIIRGQVHLEPLKKYRQDFPVLQGIAPQETALQDAAHLNANPQGTNPQDAAPRTSPQVNNIQDAAPQIETQDAAPQIVTQDAAPQIVTQDAAPQAGS, from the coding sequence ATGTTAGACATCATTCTCGTCCAAATGGAATCCCTTTTAAGCGAAAAGACCGCCAATTTCGCCAAGGTCAAAACCCTGCTACAAACCGCGGGGGCCTACGAGCTGAACGCGAATAGTCGCGGGGAAGCAGAAAGTGGCGTCAGGTTGGACGCAGACGATACCAGGTTGGCTGAGGGTGACTGCAGATTGGACGCTGGTTGTCGCGGGATGGACGCTGGTGATGTCGGGCTGGACGCTGGCTGTTGCGGGATGACTGCAAGTGGCGTCAGGTCGGCTGAGGGATGCAAGTGTCCCCGCCTGATTGTACTGCCGGAAATGTTTGACGTCGGGTATATTCCGCAGCAGCCCGAAAAATACGCAGAAGATTTTGATAGCCAAGTGACGGCTGGTGATTGCAACGGGCTGGCCGCTAGTAACATCGGGCGGAATGCAGAAGATTGCGGGTTGGCTGCAGATGGCGTCGAGCGGAATGCAGATGGGAACGTCGGCGGGACTGCAGAGTTTTTGCAACAGTTGGCAAACGAAACAGGCGACATCGTGTTTGGCGCGGGGATTGCAAAAGTTTCCGCCAAAAGGAACGGCGAGGCAGCGCAGGATGAAACCTCCCCCGCACTGCGCAATCGATCCGCAGTATTTGTGCCTGGCGGAAACGGTGCCGTGAGCGCCTACGACAAGGTCCACCCCTTCTTCCCGGAATTAAACCGCGGTTTTGCCTCTGGCGACTCTATTACTTTATTCGAAATAGGCGACTGGAAAATCGCTTCCGTCATCTGTTACGACCTGCGTTTTCCGGAGCTGTTCCGCGACGCAGTCAAGTTGGGCGCCAACCTCATTACGGTTCAGGCTGCCTGGCCCAAAGTCAGGAAGGCCCACTGGGAAACTCTCCTACGGGCTCGAGCCATCGAGAATCAGGTGTATATCGCCGCCGTCAACGGAGTCTCCCCCTCGGAATGTAACCCCACGAAACAGCTGGCCGGTACGTCCATGCTTATCGACCCGCTGGGAAATGTCATTGCCTCCGGCAGCGATTCCGCAGAAGAAATCATCCGCGGTCAAGTCCATCTGGAACCGCTAAAAAAATATCGCCAGGATTTTCCCGTCCTTCAAGGCATCGCCCCGCAGGAAACAGCGCTGCAGGACGCCGCGCATTTGAACGCCAACCCGCAGGGCACTAACCCGCAGGACGCCGCACCACGAACGTCCCCTCAAGTAAACAACATTCAAGACGCAGCCCCGCAAATTGAAACTCAGGACGCAGCCCCGCAAATTGTAACTCAGGACGCCGCCCCGCAAATTGTAACTCAGGACGCAGCCCCGCAGGCCGGTTCGTAA
- a CDS encoding M15 family metallopeptidase: MKQLALIFLALVGFCSAHPTDSLFVPPKPAEPKRFCEEVQRWIAYAEKSKDLVEITHMDGLRMDLRYGTFNNVTGHDLYCGEQRAFVRKEAFAMLQKSIAYMKKTMPGSVLVIFDASRPIYAQAALKKTVQGTAYSAYVSSPVKGGLHNFGLALDLSITDENGNLLDMGTDFDSFERCAGSVGEADALKSGRLTQEQIANRNKLRRVMGRAGWVPLGSEWWHFNAYTRAYTYENFPKFPL; the protein is encoded by the coding sequence GTGAAACAACTTGCTTTAATTTTTTTGGCCCTGGTTGGGTTTTGCTCCGCCCATCCTACGGACAGCCTGTTTGTTCCGCCGAAGCCTGCGGAACCCAAGCGCTTTTGCGAAGAGGTTCAACGCTGGATTGCCTACGCCGAAAAAAGCAAGGACCTGGTGGAAATCACCCACATGGACGGGCTCCGCATGGACTTACGTTACGGGACTTTTAACAACGTAACGGGTCACGATTTGTACTGCGGGGAACAGCGGGCATTTGTCCGCAAGGAAGCTTTCGCAATGCTTCAGAAAAGCATTGCCTACATGAAGAAAACCATGCCGGGTTCAGTGCTGGTAATCTTCGACGCTTCCCGCCCGATATACGCTCAGGCGGCCCTCAAGAAAACCGTCCAGGGCACCGCCTACTCCGCCTATGTTTCGTCCCCCGTGAAAGGCGGTCTCCATAATTTCGGGCTAGCTCTGGACCTGTCCATTACCGACGAAAACGGCAACCTTCTGGATATGGGCACCGATTTTGACTCCTTTGAACGTTGTGCTGGATCCGTAGGGGAGGCAGACGCCTTGAAGTCGGGCCGTCTCACTCAGGAACAAATCGCCAACCGCAATAAACTGCGCCGTGTCATGGGCCGCGCGGGATGGGTTCCGCTAGGTAGCGAGTGGTGGCATTTTAACGCCTATACCCGCGCCTATACCTACGAAAATTTCCCGAAATTCCCGCTCTAA